In one Babylonia areolata isolate BAREFJ2019XMU chromosome 12, ASM4173473v1, whole genome shotgun sequence genomic region, the following are encoded:
- the LOC143288435 gene encoding uncharacterized protein LOC143288435, translating to MGAPRDMANAQIPRLRETLETQEKPFQNFHSKLDGIPHSFQLQNTENARRSGLRYLMSTLESALAVGYATSLETARAHNLLAYLHFRLEQPSEALSQIETVLSLEGQQHNLVSLANKAVILWRSGQRTRAETLVKTLQRMRKELPEFPYLVVKARAELAFSYTRCLPDCYPLAQALFSEVIPQAADPEVWLWKFGLAFTRRRMLRPNFSAGSKQQDEYLEVLQLFMDIVKGCKFRSLKAKAYAELALLMSNPRSADVKQLLRKESGVTILQACEAALELDATDNSVLWKCGKLYRYFREIEKSLQLLKKAVSTRPTSKAYHNLGLTYKAMALNDKETKSAQHENETPATSDIGPSTNSEVSPSSDITMTTISNSTMATTSNSTMATTSNSTMATISNSTMATTSNSTMATTSNSTMATTSNSTMATTSNSTMATTSNSTMATTIDSQQPPHSEMLEEKGTEVSTKSDSCTSTGTDPVSEILFSRFLKQQSRNSDTETQYTTDVELSYSSQCSSSDNQLSGDAALLHKDNHVPTAGLENNAVTSRSEASPSALGDNGGITEKSTREDFADWKIAKCPLTPFTKLSKEDPYVTEAIESLKQAAEISMWGNSAAIYDLALIYRNIGELEQAKKSLETTLSQGLNLGTYYRVSYYEQLGLVLGEMAEQSPSEESRTELQEYSQSMLLTALQNASHMNPPVRGGIETIWNSFHSLMKAVKRNDKGSAETLQDKALLFRLIKKHKKSLALLQDIERLHPEKSADPEHLKLCIENYVQVQQYEEALTFIDLLQCTAHNAAITQLFEDPRFLQKVYLHAANQSLQRGSPNFKSHFRAVFSDIVQPDTCTSSEDTEEAKTPAWDVHILHEETEEDTDVAAGLVSLLRDVCGLTATRMDEDVMAGFDMEGVFGIMRRSKVLVVIAGTQKPSLQLRYLINMAARRPTSVSVVVKGGRVPRLMKPRRSMDLPSELPQITCGPKIQDLTPQNFTAICALVGFMADVDFDEEGCFT from the coding sequence cgAACGCCCAGATTCCACGCttgagagagacactggagacaCAAGAAAAACCCTTCCAGAATTTCCACTCCAAACTCGACGGAATCCCTCATTCATTTCAGCTCCAGAACACAGAGAATGCTCGCCGCAGTGGGCTTCGGTACCTGATGAGCACTCTGGAATCCGCTCTGGCTGTAGGGTACGCGACTTCCCTGGAAACAGCCCGGGCACATAACCTGCTGGCTTACCTCCACTTTCGCTTGGAGCAGCCTTCAGAAGCTTTGAGTCAGATCGAGACAGTTCTTAGTCTTGAAGGTCAGCAGCACAACCTGGTGTCACTGGCCAACAAAGCCGTCATCCTGTGGCGGTCAGGGCAACGCACTAGGGCGGAGACTCTGGTGAAGACGTTGCAGAGGATGCGAAAAGAACTGCCCGAGTTTCCTTACCTCGTGGTCAAGGCCAGAGCAGAGCTGGCCTTCAGCTACACGCGGTGTCTGCCAGACTGCTACCCCCTTGCGCAAGCCCTGTTCAGCGAGGTGATCCCTCAGGCTGCAGACCCAGAGGTCTGGCTGTGGAAGTTCGGCCTGGCTTTCACGCGGCGTCGTATGCTTCGGCCCAATTTCAGCGCCGGCTCCAAACAGCAAGACGAGTATTTGGAAGTGTTGCAGTTATTCATGGACATAGTGAAGGGGTGCAAGTTTCGCAGTTTGAAAGCCAAGGCGTACGCAGAGCTTGCCCTTTTGATGTCCAACCCCAGGTCTGCGGATGTGAAACAACTCTTGCGGAAAGAATCGGGCGTGACAATACTCCAAGCATGCGAAGCAGCCCTTGAGTTGGATGCAACTGATAACTCTGTTTTGTGGAAGTGCGGAAAGTTGTATCGATACTTTCGAGAAATTGAAAAGTCTCTTCAGCTCCTGAAAAAGGCTGTCTCAACTCGACCTACTTCCAAAGCGTATCACAACCTAGGGTTGACATATAAAGCCATGGCCTTGAACGACAAAGAAACTAAGTCCGCCCAACATGAAAATGAAACGCCGGCCACCAGCGACATCGGACCTTCGACAAACAGTGAGGTGTCTCCATCAAGCGACATCACAATGACCACAATCAGCAACAGTACAATGGCCACAACCAGCAACAGTACAATGGCCACAACCAGCAACAGCACAATGGCCACAATCAGCAACAGCACAATGGCCACAACCAGCAACAGCACAATGGCCACAACCAGCAACAGCACAATGGCCACAACCAGCAACAGCACAATGGCCACAACCAGCAACAGCACAATGGCCACAACCAGCAACAGCACAATGGCCACAACCATCGATAGCCAACAGCCCCCACACAGTGAGATGCTTGAGGAGAAGGGCACCGAAGTGTCTACAAAAAGTGATTCGTGTACCAGCACTGGCACTGACCCCGTGTCAGAGATTCTGTTCTCTCGTTTTCTGAAACAGCAATCCAGAAACTCGGACACGGAGACCCAGTACACAACAGATGTGGAGCTCAGTTATTCGTCACAGTGCTCTAGCTCAGACAACCAGCTGTCTGGAGATGCGGCCCTTCTCCACAAAGACAATCATGTGCCCACTGCAGGGCTGGAAAACAATGCTGTGACTTCAAGAAGTGAAGCGTCACCTTCAGCTTTGGGAGACAATGGTGGAATTACAGAAAAGTCCACCAGGGAAGATTTTGCAGACTGGAAGATTGCCAAATGCCCGTTGACACCGTTTACCAAACTCTCCAAGGAAGATCCATACGTCACTGAAGCTATTGAGTCCTTGAAACAAGCTGCCGAAATAAGTATGTGGGGAAATTCAGCAGCCATCTATGATTTGGCTTTGATTTATAGAAACATCGGTGAGCTGGAACAGGCAAAGAAGTCCCTTGAGACGACACTGAGTCAGGGACTGAATTTGGGAACATACTACAGGGTCAGCTATTATGAACAGCTTGGGCTGGTGCTGGGTGAAATGGCCGAGCAGAGTCCTAGCGAAGAGTCAAGAACAGAGCTGCAGGAGTACAGTCAGTCTATGTTACTGACGGCGTTACAAAATGCTTCTCACATGAATCCTCCTGTAAGAGGAGGTATTGAGACCATCTGGAATTCTTTCCATTCTCTCATGAAAGCTGTGAAGAGGAATGATAAAGGCTCAGCGGAGACACTGCAGGATAAAGCTTTGTTGTTTCGTCTCATCAAAAAACACAAGAAGTCGCTAGCTCTTCTCCAGGATATTGAGAGACTGCACCCGGAAAAGAGCGCCGACCCTGAGCACCTGAAACTCTGCATTGAGAACTATGTCCAGGTGCAGCAGTATGAGGAGGCGTTGACGTTTATTGACCTACTGCAGTGCACAGCCCACAACGCTGCCATCACACAGCTGTTTGAGGATCCACGGTTCCTGCAGAAGGTCTACCTGCACGCTGCCAATCAGTCCCTCCAGCGAGGCTCCCCAAACTTCAAGTCACACTTTAGAGCTGTTTTCAGTGACATTGTCCAGCCTGACACCTGCACCAGTtcagaagacacagaagaagcgAAAACGCCAGCATGGGATGTTCACATTCTTCACGAGGAAACAGAAGAGGACACTGATGTTGCCGCAGGACTGGTGTCACTGCTCAGGGACGTGTGTGGACTGACAGCGACCCGCATGGACGAGGACGTGATGGCAGGGTTTGACATGGAAGGCGTGTTTGGCATCATGCGCAGATCCAAGGTGCTGGTGGTAATTGCGGGCACACAGAAGCCGTCCCTCCAGCTCCGCTACCTGATCAACATGGCTGCACGCCGCCCCACCtctgtcagtgtggtggtgaagggtggtcgTGTGCCCAGACTGATGAAACCTCGCCGCTCCATGGACTTGCCTTCTGAGCTTCCTCAGATCACCTGTGGCCCCAAGATCCAGGACCTGACCCCACAGAACTTCACTGCCATCTGTGCTCTTGTTGGATTCATGGCTGACGTTGATTTTGATGAGGAAGGATGTTTCACCTAG